The following proteins are encoded in a genomic region of Brachypodium distachyon strain Bd21 chromosome 1, Brachypodium_distachyon_v3.0, whole genome shotgun sequence:
- the LOC100832396 gene encoding diacylglycerol O-acyltransferase 1-2, with translation MAPPPPSMAAAHDRSHADADDPSLRLRRAPAAEAGAAGDSSGSRRENGVPGEARSPPNPQQQQHEMFCYRASAPAHRRVKESPLSSDAIFQQSHAGLLNLCIVVLIAVNSRLIIENLMKYGLLIRAGFWFSARSLGDWPLLMCCLTLPIFPLAALMDEKLSQRKLIDENVSILIHIIITTSVIVYPVVVILKCESAVLSGFVLMFIASITWLKLVSFAHTNYDIRVLSKSIEKGASHGSSIDEDNIKGPTIKSLVYFMLAPTLCYQPSYPRTSFIRKGWVIRQLIKCLVFTGLMGFIIEQYINPIVQNSKHPLKGNFLDAIERVLKLSVPTLYVWLCMFYCFFHLWLNILAELLCFGDREFYKDWWNAKTVEEYWRMWNMPVHKWIVRHIYFPCIRNGLSKGVAILISFLVSAVFHELCIAVPCHIFKLWAFSGIMFQIPLLFLTKYLQDKFKNTMVGNMIFWFFFSILGQPMCVLLYYHDVMNRQARTIV, from the exons atggccccgcctcctccctccatgGCTGCGGCCCACGATCGCTCTCACGCCGACGCGGACGACCCttccctccgcctccgccgcgcccctgccgccgaagcgggcgccgccggcgactcCTCGGGTAGTCGGCGGGAGAACGGCGTCCCCGGAGaggcgcgctcgccgccgaacccacagcagcagcagcacgagaTGTTCTGCTATCGCGCGTCGGCGCCCGCCCACCGCCGGGTCAAGGAGAGCCCCCTCAGCTCCGACGCCATCTTCCAACAG AGCCATGCTGGTCTTCTGAATCTATGCATTGTTGTGCTGATTGCAGTAAACAGCAGGCTCATCATTGAGAACTTAATGAAG TATGGCCTATTAATAAGAGCTGGATTTTGGTTTAGTGCAAGATCACTGGGAGATTGGCCACTTCTGATGTGCTG CCTCACTTTACCAATTTTCCCGCTTGCTGCACTCATGGACGAGAAGTTATCTCAAAGAAAGCTCATTGATGAAAAT GTGTCTATTCTTATCCATATCATTATTACAACATCTGTCATCGTCTATCCAGTTGTTGTGATACTCAA GTGTGAATCAGCAGTATTATCTGGATTTGTATTAATGTTCATTGCAAGTATTACTTGGTTGAAGCTTGTATCATTTGCTCATACAAATTATGATATAAGGGTATTGTCCAAAAGTATTGAAAAG GGTGCTTCACATGGCAGTTCAATCGATGAGGACAACATTAAAGGTCCGACCATTAAAAGTCTAGTGTACTTCATGTTGGCCCCAACACTTTGTTACCAG CCAAGTTATCCCCGGACATCATTCATTAGGAAAGGCTGGGTGATCCGACAACTTATAAAGTGCCTGGTTTTTACAGGCTTGATGGGTTTCATAATTGAGCAG TACATAAACCCAATTGTCCAGAATTCGAAGCATCCACTGAAAGGAAATTTCTTGGATGCTATTGAGAGAGTGTTGAAACTCTCAGTGCCAACATTATATGTATGGCTTTGTATGTTCTATTGTTTTTTCCATCTGTG GTTGAATATTCTTGCTGAACTCCTCTGTTTTGGTGATCGTGAATTTTACAAGGACTGGTGGAATGCGAAAAcagttgaagag TACTGGAGAATGTGGAATATG CCTGTTCATAAGTGGATCGTTCGACATATATATTTTCCATGCATAAGGAATGGCTTGTCAAAG GGTGTTGCCATTCTCATCTCGTTTCTGGTTTCAGCTGTATTTCATGAG CTATGTATTGCTGTTCCATGCCACATCTTCAAATTATGGGCATTTTCCGGAATCATGTTTCAG ATTCCACTGCTATTCTTGACAAAGTATCTTCAAGATAAGTTCAAGAATACAATG GTGGGCAACATGATCTTTTGGTTCTTCTTCAGCATACTTGGGCAACCAATGTGTGTTCTTTTGTACTACCATGATGTCATGAACAGGCAAGCTCGGACAATTGTATAG
- the LOC100839377 gene encoding serine/threonine protein phosphatase 2A 55 kDa regulatory subunit B alpha isoform isoform X1, which yields MNPRDSDDDHPGAAADSAAPQPPPPQQQPLEWRFAQVFGERAAGEDVQEVDIISAIEFDRSGDHLATGDRGGRVVLFERTDARDQHANRRELERQDVPITRHPEFRYKTEFQSHEPEFDYLKSLEIEEKINKIKWCQTANNALFLLSTNDKTIKYWKVQEKKIKQVSVMNLDTSQTVGKVMSTRASASTSKAPIPNGGCSEKSEGLNSELLFPPGGYPSLRLPVVASQEVNLVARCRRVYAHAHDYHINSISNNSDGETFISADDLRINLWNLEINSQSFNIVDVKPANMEDLTEVITCAEFHPTHCNTLAYSSSKGSIRLVDLRQSALCDNHSKIFEEHEAPGARSFFTEIIASISDVKFSRDGRYILSRDYMTLKLWDLNMDSGPVSTFQVHEHLRPRLCDLYENDSIFDKFECCVSGDGLHVATGSYGNLFRVFGSTPGNTEVTTLEASRNPMRRQIANPTRPTRTLTSMTRGVRRGGENLGVDANGNSLDFSTKLLHLAWHPTENSIACAAANSLYMYYA from the exons ATGAATCCCAGAGATTCCGACGACGACCAccccggggcggcggcggattccGCGGctccgcagccgccgccgccgcagcagcaacCGCTGGAGTGGAGGTTCGCGCAGGTCTTCGGCGAGCGTGCGGCTGGAGAGGACGTGCAGGAAG TTGACATCATCTCTGCGATCGAGTTTGATAGATCTGGTGATCATCTTGCCACTGGAGATAGAGGAGGTCGTGTTGTTTTATTTGAGCGGACAGATGCTCGGGAC CAGCATGCTAATCGGAGAGAACTGGAGAGACAAGATGTTCCAATTACTAGGCATCCCGAGTTCCGCTATAAAACGGAATTTCAGAGTCATGAACCTGAG TTCGACTACCTCAAAAGTTTGGAAATAGAGGAGAAGATCAACAAGATCAAGTGGTGCCAGACAGCCAATAATGCACTCTTCCTACTGTCCACAAATGATAAGACCATCAAATACTGGAAG gtgcaagagaaaaaaataaaacaagttTCAGTTATGAATCTTGACACCTCCCAAACTGTTGGGAAGGTTATGTCTACTCGTGCAAGTGCCAGTACTTCTAAGGCTCCTATTCCAAATGGTGGATGTTCAGAAAAGTCTGAAGGTCTCAACAGTGAGCTCTTATTTCCGCCTGGAGGTTACCCATCACTGCGTTTGCCTGTG GTTGCTAGTCAAGAGGTGAACCTTGTTGCTAGATGTCGACGTGTATATGCTCATGCTCACGATTACCATATTAATTCCATTTCAAATAATAG TGATGGTGAAACATTCATATCAGCAGATGATCTGCGAATAAATCTATGGAATTTGGAAATAAACAGCCAGAGTTTTAACATTGTCGATGTGAAACCTGCAAACATGGAAGATCTAACAG AGGTGATTACATGTGCGGAGTTCCACCCAACTCATTGTAATACACTGGCGTATAGTAGCTCAAAGGGTTCTATCCGACTAGTCGATCTGCGACAATCTGCATTGTGTGACAACCATTCCAAGAT ATTTGAGGAACATGAAGCACCTGGGGCAAGATCGTTCTTTACAGAGATAATTGCATCAATTTCAGATGTAAAGTTTTCAAGAGATGGAAGATATATTCTTAGTCGTGATTATATGACTCTCAAA CTGTGGGATCTAAACATGGATTCAGGTCCTGTTTCAACCTTCCAGGTCCATGAACATCTAAGACCTAGG CTTTGTGATCTCTATGAGAATGACTCGATATTTGACAAGTTTGAGTGTTGCGTTAGTGGAGATGGACTTCATGTTGCAACTGGCTCTTATGG TAATCTGTTTCGTGTTTTTGGTTCTACTCCTGGAAACACGGAGGTGACCACCTTGGAAGCCAGCAGGAACCCGATGAG ACGCCAGATTGCAAACCCGACCAGACCCACGCGGACGCTGACCTCTATGACCCGTGGTGTGCGAAGAG GTGGAGAAAATCTAGGTGTTGATGCCAATGGAAATTCATTAGACTTCTCAACGAAGTTGCTCCATCTTGCATGGCACCCCACTGAGAATTCCATTGCATGTGCCGCTGCAAATAGCTTGTATATGTATTATGCGTAG
- the LOC100839377 gene encoding serine/threonine protein phosphatase 2A 55 kDa regulatory subunit B alpha isoform isoform X2: protein MNPRDSDDDHPGAAADSAAPQPPPPQQQPLEWRFAQVFGERAAGEDVQEVDIISAIEFDRSGDHLATGDRGGRVVLFERTDARDHANRRELERQDVPITRHPEFRYKTEFQSHEPEFDYLKSLEIEEKINKIKWCQTANNALFLLSTNDKTIKYWKVQEKKIKQVSVMNLDTSQTVGKVMSTRASASTSKAPIPNGGCSEKSEGLNSELLFPPGGYPSLRLPVVASQEVNLVARCRRVYAHAHDYHINSISNNSDGETFISADDLRINLWNLEINSQSFNIVDVKPANMEDLTEVITCAEFHPTHCNTLAYSSSKGSIRLVDLRQSALCDNHSKIFEEHEAPGARSFFTEIIASISDVKFSRDGRYILSRDYMTLKLWDLNMDSGPVSTFQVHEHLRPRLCDLYENDSIFDKFECCVSGDGLHVATGSYGNLFRVFGSTPGNTEVTTLEASRNPMRRQIANPTRPTRTLTSMTRGVRRGGENLGVDANGNSLDFSTKLLHLAWHPTENSIACAAANSLYMYYA from the exons ATGAATCCCAGAGATTCCGACGACGACCAccccggggcggcggcggattccGCGGctccgcagccgccgccgccgcagcagcaacCGCTGGAGTGGAGGTTCGCGCAGGTCTTCGGCGAGCGTGCGGCTGGAGAGGACGTGCAGGAAG TTGACATCATCTCTGCGATCGAGTTTGATAGATCTGGTGATCATCTTGCCACTGGAGATAGAGGAGGTCGTGTTGTTTTATTTGAGCGGACAGATGCTCGGGAC CATGCTAATCGGAGAGAACTGGAGAGACAAGATGTTCCAATTACTAGGCATCCCGAGTTCCGCTATAAAACGGAATTTCAGAGTCATGAACCTGAG TTCGACTACCTCAAAAGTTTGGAAATAGAGGAGAAGATCAACAAGATCAAGTGGTGCCAGACAGCCAATAATGCACTCTTCCTACTGTCCACAAATGATAAGACCATCAAATACTGGAAG gtgcaagagaaaaaaataaaacaagttTCAGTTATGAATCTTGACACCTCCCAAACTGTTGGGAAGGTTATGTCTACTCGTGCAAGTGCCAGTACTTCTAAGGCTCCTATTCCAAATGGTGGATGTTCAGAAAAGTCTGAAGGTCTCAACAGTGAGCTCTTATTTCCGCCTGGAGGTTACCCATCACTGCGTTTGCCTGTG GTTGCTAGTCAAGAGGTGAACCTTGTTGCTAGATGTCGACGTGTATATGCTCATGCTCACGATTACCATATTAATTCCATTTCAAATAATAG TGATGGTGAAACATTCATATCAGCAGATGATCTGCGAATAAATCTATGGAATTTGGAAATAAACAGCCAGAGTTTTAACATTGTCGATGTGAAACCTGCAAACATGGAAGATCTAACAG AGGTGATTACATGTGCGGAGTTCCACCCAACTCATTGTAATACACTGGCGTATAGTAGCTCAAAGGGTTCTATCCGACTAGTCGATCTGCGACAATCTGCATTGTGTGACAACCATTCCAAGAT ATTTGAGGAACATGAAGCACCTGGGGCAAGATCGTTCTTTACAGAGATAATTGCATCAATTTCAGATGTAAAGTTTTCAAGAGATGGAAGATATATTCTTAGTCGTGATTATATGACTCTCAAA CTGTGGGATCTAAACATGGATTCAGGTCCTGTTTCAACCTTCCAGGTCCATGAACATCTAAGACCTAGG CTTTGTGATCTCTATGAGAATGACTCGATATTTGACAAGTTTGAGTGTTGCGTTAGTGGAGATGGACTTCATGTTGCAACTGGCTCTTATGG TAATCTGTTTCGTGTTTTTGGTTCTACTCCTGGAAACACGGAGGTGACCACCTTGGAAGCCAGCAGGAACCCGATGAG ACGCCAGATTGCAAACCCGACCAGACCCACGCGGACGCTGACCTCTATGACCCGTGGTGTGCGAAGAG GTGGAGAAAATCTAGGTGTTGATGCCAATGGAAATTCATTAGACTTCTCAACGAAGTTGCTCCATCTTGCATGGCACCCCACTGAGAATTCCATTGCATGTGCCGCTGCAAATAGCTTGTATATGTATTATGCGTAG
- the LOC100839677 gene encoding protein NDL1 isoform X1: MGDSGGSVVSVDVERISFGGKEHHIQTKHGPVSVAVYGDHDKHALITYPDIALNHMSCFQGLLFCPEAASLLLHNFCIYHISPPGHELGAAPFSPNSPVASVDELADQVAEVLDFFGLGSVMCLGVSAGAYILTLFAVCVSLEVTYFLLLAPLYSHLHPFLQTKYRERVLGLILVSPLCKTPSWTEWFYNKVMSNLLYYYGMCDMVKDCLLQRYFGKKLRGGSVVPESDIMQACRSFLDQRQSMNIWRFIQTINQRHDLTESLKQLQCRTLIFVGENSQFHNEAVHMAAKLDKRYSALVEVQDCGSVVTEEQPHAMLIPMEYFLMGYGLFRPSHVSSSPRSPLNPFCISPELLSPESMGVKLKPIKTRANLGV; encoded by the exons ATGGGTGACTCCGGCGGCTCCGTCGTGTCGGTCGACGTCGAGCGCATCTCCTTCGGCGGGAAG GAACATCATATACAAACAAAACATGGGCCTGTATCTGTTGCCGTGTATGGTGACCATGATAAGCATGCCCTTATTACCTATCCAGATATTGCTTTGAACC ATATGTCTTGCTTCCAAGGACTGCTCTTCTGCCCCGAAGCTGCTTCACTGCTGCTCCATAATTTTTGCATTTACCATATCAGCCCCCCTGGACACGAG TTAGGAGCCGCTCCATTTTCACCAAATAGTCCTGTGGCATCTGTTGATGAATTGGCAGATCAGGTTGCAGAAGTACTTGATTTCTTTGG ATTGGGTTCTGTTATGTGCTTAGGTGTCAGCGCTGGTGCATACATTCTTACTCTCTTCGCTGTATGTGTTTCTTTGGAAGTCACATATTTTCTACTTCTCGCACCATTATATAGCCATCTACATCCTTTCCTGCAGACGAAGTATAGGGAAAGGGTACTAGGTCTTATCCTCGTTTCACCTCTATGCAAAACCCCCTCATGGACTGAGTGGTTCTATAATAAG GTGATGTCGAATTTGTTGTATTATTACGGGATGTGTGATATGGTGAAGGATTGTTTGTTGCAGCGGTACTTTGGCAAG AAACTGCGAGGAGGCTCTGTTGTACCAGAATCTGATATTATGCAGGCGTGCAGAAGT TTTTTAGATCAACGACAAAGCATGAATATATGGCGGTTTATCCAAACAATCAATCA GAGACATGACTTAACAGAAAGCCTGAAGCAGCTGCAATGCAGAACTCTAATATTTGTTGGCGAGAACTCACAGTTCCACAATGAAGCTGTTCACATGGCTGCGAAACTTGATAAGAGATACAGTGCCCTCGTCGAG GTTCAAGATTGTGGGTCGGTTGTGACAGAGGAGCAACCACACGCAATGCTCATACCAATGGAGTACTTCCTCATGGGCTATGGCTTGTTCAGGCCGAGCCATGTAAGCTCCAGCCCTCGCAGCCCTTTAAACCCATTTTGTAtatcgccggagctcctctcGCCTGAGAGCATGGGGGTGAAGCTGAAGCCAATCAAGACGCGAGCCAATCTCGGAGTGTAG
- the LOC100839677 gene encoding protein NDL1 isoform X2: MGDSGGSVVSVDVERISFGGKEHHIQTKHGPVSVAVYGDHDKHALITYPDIALNHMSCFQGLLFCPEAASLLLHNFCIYHISPPGHELGAAPFSPNSPVASVDELADQVAEVLDFFGLGSVMCLGVSAGAYILTLFATKYRERVLGLILVSPLCKTPSWTEWFYNKVMSNLLYYYGMCDMVKDCLLQRYFGKKLRGGSVVPESDIMQACRSFLDQRQSMNIWRFIQTINQRHDLTESLKQLQCRTLIFVGENSQFHNEAVHMAAKLDKRYSALVEVQDCGSVVTEEQPHAMLIPMEYFLMGYGLFRPSHVSSSPRSPLNPFCISPELLSPESMGVKLKPIKTRANLGV; this comes from the exons ATGGGTGACTCCGGCGGCTCCGTCGTGTCGGTCGACGTCGAGCGCATCTCCTTCGGCGGGAAG GAACATCATATACAAACAAAACATGGGCCTGTATCTGTTGCCGTGTATGGTGACCATGATAAGCATGCCCTTATTACCTATCCAGATATTGCTTTGAACC ATATGTCTTGCTTCCAAGGACTGCTCTTCTGCCCCGAAGCTGCTTCACTGCTGCTCCATAATTTTTGCATTTACCATATCAGCCCCCCTGGACACGAG TTAGGAGCCGCTCCATTTTCACCAAATAGTCCTGTGGCATCTGTTGATGAATTGGCAGATCAGGTTGCAGAAGTACTTGATTTCTTTGG ATTGGGTTCTGTTATGTGCTTAGGTGTCAGCGCTGGTGCATACATTCTTACTCTCTTCGCT ACGAAGTATAGGGAAAGGGTACTAGGTCTTATCCTCGTTTCACCTCTATGCAAAACCCCCTCATGGACTGAGTGGTTCTATAATAAG GTGATGTCGAATTTGTTGTATTATTACGGGATGTGTGATATGGTGAAGGATTGTTTGTTGCAGCGGTACTTTGGCAAG AAACTGCGAGGAGGCTCTGTTGTACCAGAATCTGATATTATGCAGGCGTGCAGAAGT TTTTTAGATCAACGACAAAGCATGAATATATGGCGGTTTATCCAAACAATCAATCA GAGACATGACTTAACAGAAAGCCTGAAGCAGCTGCAATGCAGAACTCTAATATTTGTTGGCGAGAACTCACAGTTCCACAATGAAGCTGTTCACATGGCTGCGAAACTTGATAAGAGATACAGTGCCCTCGTCGAG GTTCAAGATTGTGGGTCGGTTGTGACAGAGGAGCAACCACACGCAATGCTCATACCAATGGAGTACTTCCTCATGGGCTATGGCTTGTTCAGGCCGAGCCATGTAAGCTCCAGCCCTCGCAGCCCTTTAAACCCATTTTGTAtatcgccggagctcctctcGCCTGAGAGCATGGGGGTGAAGCTGAAGCCAATCAAGACGCGAGCCAATCTCGGAGTGTAG